The following is a genomic window from Paenibacillus sp. FSL R5-0766.
TCGCACAAGTTGCAGCAATCTCTGCAGCTGACGAAGAAGTAGGCGAACTGATCGCTGAAGCTATGGAAAAAGTAGGTAAAGATGGCGTTATCACTGTAGAAGAATCCAAAGGATTCGCTACAGAGCTTGAAGTGGTTGAAGGTATGCAATTCGACCGTGGATACATCTCTCCTTACATGATCACTGATACGGACAAAATGGAAGCTGTTTTGGACAATCCGTACATCTTGATCACAGACAAAAAAATCTCCAGCACGCAAGACATCTTGCCATTGCTTGAGAAAATCGTTCAACAAGGCAAACCGCTGGTATTGATCGCTGAAGATATCGAAGGCGAAGCACTGGCTATGCTGGTTGTGAACAAATTGCGTGGTACATTCAATGCTGTAGCTGTTAAAGCTCCAGGATTCGGTGACCGTCGTAAAGCAATGCTGCAAGACATCGCTGCCCTCACTGGTGGCCAATTGATCACGGAAGAACTGGGTCTGGACCTGAAATCCGCTGTTGTGGAACAACTGGGTACAGCTCGTCAAATCCGCGTAACCAAAGAAAACACAATCATCGTTGACGGTGCTGGTAACAAATCCGATATCGATGCACGTGTTAGCCAAATCCGTACACAACTGGAAGAAACAACTTCCGAGTTCGACAAAGAGAAACTGCAAGAGCGTCTGGCTAAATTGTCCGGCGGTGTAGCAGTAATCAAAGTTGGTGCGGCTACTGAAACAGAATTGAAAGAACGCAAACTTCGCATCGAAGATGCCCTGAACGCAACTCGCGCTGCGGTTGAAGAAGGTATCGTATCCGGTGGTGGTACAGCGCTCATGAACGTATATAGCGCGGTTGCGGCTGTAGCTCTGTCCGGTGACGAGCAAACAGGCGTAAACATCGTTCTGCGTGCTCTGGAAGCACCAATCCGCACAATCGCAGCTAACGCTGGCGAAGAAGGTTCCGTAATCGTGGAACGTCTGAAAAAAGAACAAACAGGCATCGGCTTCAACGCTGCAACTGGCGAGTGGGTTAACATGATCGAAGCTGGTATCGTTGACCCTGCGAAAGTAACTCGTTATGCATTGCAAAACGCTGCTTCCGTAGCAGCAATGTTCTTGACTACTGAGGCGGTTATCGCTGACAAACCAGAACCAGCAGGTGCTGGTGGCGGAATGCCTGATATGGGCGGTATGGGTGGAATGGGCGGCATGATGTAATAAAGGCTGCGAAGCCTTATGGGGCAAGGGTTTCTCTTC
Proteins encoded in this region:
- the groL gene encoding chaperonin GroEL (60 kDa chaperone family; promotes refolding of misfolded polypeptides especially under stressful conditions; forms two stacked rings of heptamers to form a barrel-shaped 14mer; ends can be capped by GroES; misfolded proteins enter the barrel where they are refolded when GroES binds), whose protein sequence is MAKDIKFSEDARRSMLRGVDALANAVKVTLGPKGRNVVLEKKFGSPLITNDGVTIAKEIELEDAFENMGAQLVKEVATKTNDVAGDGTTTATVLAQALITEGLKNVTAGASPIGIRKGIDKAVKAAVAELQSISKPIDSKQSIAQVAAISAADEEVGELIAEAMEKVGKDGVITVEESKGFATELEVVEGMQFDRGYISPYMITDTDKMEAVLDNPYILITDKKISSTQDILPLLEKIVQQGKPLVLIAEDIEGEALAMLVVNKLRGTFNAVAVKAPGFGDRRKAMLQDIAALTGGQLITEELGLDLKSAVVEQLGTARQIRVTKENTIIVDGAGNKSDIDARVSQIRTQLEETTSEFDKEKLQERLAKLSGGVAVIKVGAATETELKERKLRIEDALNATRAAVEEGIVSGGGTALMNVYSAVAAVALSGDEQTGVNIVLRALEAPIRTIAANAGEEGSVIVERLKKEQTGIGFNAATGEWVNMIEAGIVDPAKVTRYALQNAASVAAMFLTTEAVIADKPEPAGAGGGMPDMGGMGGMGGMM